Sequence from the Aquimarina sp. Aq107 genome:
ACAGGAGAGATCGAATCTGCTTTATTAGATATTTATAATATACAACAAGCTGTTGTTATTGCAGTTGAGAATAGCAACGGAACGTTACAATTGGTTGGATACTTAGTAAGTGATGATGAAATTGACCAACATGAGATTCAGAATGTTCTATCGAAGAAACTTCCAGAATATATGATTCCTAAAATTTATGTAAAGCTGGAAGAGATACCTTTAACCCATAATGGAAAAATAGATCGAAAAGGGCTGCCAGATCCGGTTTTTGATATAGAATATGTACCTCCTTCAAGTCAAATGGAAAAAACAATTACAGAATTGTGGCAGGAAAATTTGAATATAGAAAAAATAGGAATCCATGATAATTTCTATAGTTTGGGAGGGGATAGTTTAAAAGCGATACGAATTAAAATAGAAATATATAACAAGTTTGATATTGACTTTGAAATAGCAGAACTGTTCATGTACACCACAATCAAAAAACTTTCAGAAGAGATTGTTTCCAGGCAATTAAAAAAAGAAGAAACTCTAGGAGAAGTAGTAGATAAGGTAACGATCTAAATCCAACTTTTACTTAAAAATCATTTTTAAACAATAAATAGTTAGCTGACCTATAGAAATATGGGGTGGTATCTTATTAAATAAAATCAAATAATTAATCATGAGTGAAAATAGTAACAAAAAATCATATTTAAAGTTAAATGTAGCAATAGAAGCATTGATAGACAGGTGGTATGCTTGGTCTCATTTGGTTTCACCAGCAACTGCTGCTCTGAATATTAAAGAAAGACATATTAAAATAATGGAATCTTATATAAAGAATCCAAAAATTCATCAAGCAGCGGTTAAAAAGCCTGAAATGATGGGAGGCCCATTTATAGATTATGATGGCGGTAGAGTAGAAGAAATAAAAGAACTATTAGAAGAAACCAAAAAGAAAAGAACAAAATCTCTTGAATTGACTGAGGCCATTCATGGATTAAATGAATTGTTACAAAATGAGGCTGATGGACATTCTTTAGATTCTTTGTATCCAAAAGTTCCCAACGAACTTAAAGGGCTTGTAGAACTTTATTATGATTTAAATAATCAACCTAATTTCAGGTTTTTTGAATCTTTATTATATAATACAGAATACTATGATCAGTCAACACAAACCATTTCTTTACAACTTGTAGACGCTGATGATTCAAGGTCTTTTGTACTTAGCACACCAAGATTAGATGATAATCACTTATTACATCTGGATATACCTTTTAATAATAAGTTGATTGATGATTTATTCAGGATGAAAAGAATACCTGGAGATTATGAAAAAATAAAAGAAGATATAGGAATTAAACCTGATCAGGAAGAATTATTTGAAAGCCTTTTTACAGAAGAACCTCCTAAAAAATATGAAGGATATACCGGAAATGGAATCAGAACGAGATATTTTGGACATGCTTGTGTTCTGGTTGAAAC
This genomic interval carries:
- a CDS encoding MBL fold metallo-hydrolase, with amino-acid sequence MSENSNKKSYLKLNVAIEALIDRWYAWSHLVSPATAALNIKERHIKIMESYIKNPKIHQAAVKKPEMMGGPFIDYDGGRVEEIKELLEETKKKRTKSLELTEAIHGLNELLQNEADGHSLDSLYPKVPNELKGLVELYYDLNNQPNFRFFESLLYNTEYYDQSTQTISLQLVDADDSRSFVLSTPRLDDNHLLHLDIPFNNKLIDDLFRMKRIPGDYEKIKEDIGIKPDQEELFESLFTEEPPKKYEGYTGNGIRTRYFGHACVLVETNEISILVDPVISYDGYETDVNRYTVNDLPEVIDYVLITHNHQDHVLLETLLQLRHCIKNIVVPSSGKGNLQDPSLKLMFKAIGFDNVIELDDMESVTRDKCVITGIPFLGEHSDIDVRSKLSFHVSLHNDFKVLFVADSCNVEPKVYERVHEVLGDTDVIFLGMECDGAPLSWLYGPLMFEKLERSKDQSRRLAGCDYDQGISLINIFNPKNVFVYAMGLEPWLQFISSIKYTDESKPIIESNRLVEKCIEQGRDAERLFGEKTIEY